In Lacrimispora indolis DSM 755, a genomic segment contains:
- a CDS encoding ABC transporter ATP-binding protein, protein MFQKVLEYAGDYRKTTYRAIAAMLIGMVMNVLPFWFIYQIIRPLLMREEITGGYVAWRIAAIAICALLYALFYIWGLSLSHHSAYNTLKNLRISLQGKLEKQPLGAIEEKGVGAIKKMFIDDIETIELLLAHALPEGIANLAIPALVFAGMFLVDPKLALLALCSLPLGMIAMMVMYRIGMKDMGNYYAAAQKMNNTIVEYINGMEVVKVFNRDGESYHRFEGDVKSYRDFTLAWYKACWPWMALYSSLVPCVALFVLPVGSYFVIQGYSTLPDLALVLCMSFGVGGPLLRALGFMSTLPQINHKITNLEQMLNAPPLQQSNKPFTGKDHGVRFEDVRFAYKEADVLHRITLDVPEGTLTALVGESGGGKSTLAKLLVHFYDVTGGAVKIGEQDIRDMSLEALNNEISYVAQEQFLFNISLLENIRLGKPEATDAQVMEAAEKAQCGEFLARLENGIHTIAGDGGKQLSGGERQRISLARAILKNAPIIVLDEATAFMDPENEEKMNEAIAQVIQGKTVIVIAHRLHSIVGADQICVLDSGRLAAAGTHEELLNSCPVYQRLWQAAQGSAQWKVTTAKGGNAQ, encoded by the coding sequence GTGTTTCAAAAAGTGCTGGAATATGCAGGTGATTACCGGAAAACAACCTACCGGGCAATTGCCGCCATGCTCATAGGCATGGTCATGAACGTACTGCCGTTTTGGTTCATCTACCAGATCATCCGCCCGCTGCTCATGAGGGAGGAAATCACGGGCGGGTATGTGGCCTGGCGCATCGCCGCCATCGCCATCTGCGCACTGCTGTATGCCCTGTTCTATATCTGGGGCCTTTCCCTCTCTCACCATTCAGCCTACAACACGCTGAAAAATCTGCGCATCTCCCTCCAGGGCAAGCTGGAGAAGCAGCCCCTTGGCGCTATTGAGGAAAAGGGAGTGGGCGCCATAAAGAAAATGTTTATCGACGACATCGAAACCATCGAGCTTTTGCTGGCCCATGCGCTTCCTGAGGGAATTGCAAACCTGGCCATCCCGGCTCTGGTATTTGCCGGAATGTTTCTTGTGGATCCCAAGCTGGCTCTTCTGGCCCTGTGCTCCCTGCCTCTTGGAATGATTGCCATGATGGTGATGTACCGGATCGGCATGAAAGATATGGGCAATTACTATGCTGCGGCACAGAAGATGAACAATACCATTGTGGAATACATAAACGGCATGGAGGTCGTCAAGGTGTTCAACCGGGATGGGGAGTCCTATCACCGGTTTGAGGGAGATGTAAAAAGCTACCGGGATTTCACCCTGGCATGGTATAAGGCCTGCTGGCCCTGGATGGCGCTTTATTCCAGCCTTGTGCCCTGCGTGGCGCTTTTTGTTCTGCCCGTAGGTTCCTACTTCGTCATTCAGGGATATTCCACACTTCCGGATCTGGCCCTGGTTTTGTGTATGTCCTTTGGGGTGGGAGGCCCCCTTCTCAGAGCCCTTGGCTTTATGTCCACACTGCCTCAGATCAATCATAAAATCACCAACCTGGAGCAGATGCTGAACGCGCCGCCCCTTCAGCAATCCAATAAGCCCTTTACCGGAAAGGACCATGGGGTGCGTTTTGAGGATGTGCGCTTTGCCTACAAGGAGGCTGACGTTCTGCACCGTATCACACTGGATGTACCGGAGGGCACGCTGACCGCTTTGGTAGGGGAATCCGGCGGCGGCAAGTCTACCCTCGCCAAGCTGCTGGTCCATTTTTATGACGTGACCGGAGGTGCTGTCAAAATAGGAGAACAGGACATCCGGGACATGAGTCTGGAAGCTCTTAATAATGAAATCTCTTATGTTGCCCAGGAACAGTTTTTATTTAACATCAGCCTTTTGGAAAATATTCGTCTCGGCAAGCCGGAGGCAACGGATGCCCAGGTGATGGAAGCAGCAGAAAAGGCCCAGTGCGGCGAATTTCTGGCCAGGCTGGAAAACGGCATTCACACCATTGCAGGTGACGGCGGAAAGCAGCTTTCCGGAGGTGAACGCCAGCGTATCTCACTGGCCCGTGCCATTTTAAAAAATGCACCCATTATTGTTCTGGATGAAGCCACCGCTTTTATGGATCCTGAAAATGAGGAAAAGATGAATGAGGCTATTGCCCAGGTCATTCAGGGGAAAACCGTCATTGTTATCGCCCACCGCCTGCATTCCATAGTAGGCGCGGATCAGATCTGTGTTCTGGACTCAGGAAGGCTGGCCGCTGCCGGAACCCACGAAGAGCTGCTTAACAGCTGCCCTGTCTACCAAAGACTCTGGCAGGCCGCCCAGGGCAGCGCCCAGTGGAAGGTCACCACTGCGAAAGGAGGAAATGCTCAATGA
- the opp1B gene encoding nickel/cobalt ABC transporter permease, producing the protein MKHYVIKRILAAIPLLLCISFICFVFINLIPSDPAEVALRVRQVPVITEEAIAEVRAELGLDKPYLVRYADWLLECLRLDFGISYTNPSRTVAGELLRCLPATLMLAGASLVLVILLSLPVGFLCAVYKDSWFDRLTRGFIFMTTAMPAYWVGLLLMWFVSIRLDLLPTSGSGTWKHLILPAFTVSLTYISTYIRLIRNNMLENMREDYVLYANVRGLTQRSILTRHILKNSLHTCIVAIGMSIPQLIAGTIVVENVFAWPGLGTLCITSIFNRDYPVIQAYVLLIGVLFVVFNLLFDILQTLADPRLRNEVA; encoded by the coding sequence ATGAAGCATTATGTCATCAAACGAATCCTGGCGGCCATCCCGCTGCTTCTGTGTATTTCGTTTATCTGCTTTGTATTTATTAATTTAATTCCCTCTGATCCTGCGGAGGTTGCTCTCCGTGTACGTCAGGTACCGGTCATTACAGAGGAGGCCATTGCAGAGGTACGGGCAGAGCTGGGACTGGACAAACCTTATCTGGTGCGTTATGCTGACTGGCTTCTGGAATGCCTGCGGCTGGACTTTGGCATCAGCTATACCAATCCCTCCCGCACGGTGGCAGGGGAATTGCTGCGATGTCTGCCTGCCACCCTGATGCTGGCAGGCGCGTCACTGGTACTGGTCATCCTGCTGAGTCTCCCCGTGGGATTTCTCTGCGCGGTTTATAAGGACAGCTGGTTTGACCGTCTGACCCGGGGTTTTATCTTTATGACCACTGCCATGCCGGCTTATTGGGTGGGTCTGCTTCTGATGTGGTTTGTGTCCATCAGGCTGGATCTTCTGCCCACCAGCGGAAGCGGTACCTGGAAGCATTTGATTCTACCGGCGTTCACCGTATCGCTGACCTATATTTCCACCTATATCCGTCTGATCCGCAACAATATGCTGGAAAATATGAGAGAAGATTACGTGCTTTACGCCAATGTGCGGGGACTGACCCAAAGGTCGATTCTCACCAGGCACATCCTGAAAAATTCTCTGCATACCTGTATTGTAGCCATTGGTATGAGCATTCCCCAGCTGATTGCCGGCACGATTGTAGTGGAAAACGTATTTGCGTGGCCGGGACTTGGCACCCTTTGCATCACTTCCATCTTTAACCGGGATTATCCGGTTATTCAGGCCTATGTGCTGCTCATCGGGGTGTTGTTTGTGGTTTTTAATCTCCTGTTCGATATCCTGCAGACGCTGGCAGACCCGCGTCTGAGAAACGAGGTGGCCTGA
- the nikA gene encoding nickel ABC transporter substrate-binding protein — translation MKKHRFGALLLTGALFISLMTGCSGKAAPEVSTNTPNDSVVSDGKKEELVFVNYRDIRDLNPHLYAGEMYAQEMLYESLVNITEAGYEGCLAESWEISEDGKVYTFKIREGVTFSDGTACDANAILANFNAILENKDRHTWLEMMNLLVGVSAPDNNTFVIQLSEPYYPMLTELGVTRPFAMISPAAMKDGSTKDGVEAYIGTGPYVLSDFVTDEYAIFEANENYWGEQPAIKKITVKVIPDNQTRILALEKGEIDLIFGKNMIDADAVNKYVDSEKFKVSLSDPTSTRHIVLNTANSILSDTAVRQALQHATNRQAISDGIFYGLEQPADTLYSTTIPYCDVNLKPYAYDTEAAGQMLTDAGWILGTDGIREKDGKKMTLALLYNSDSVTEKSIAEYLQAEYAKLGIKIDITGQEEQSYRDNMKAGHFDMVFNICWGTPYDPQSSLAAMRAPVYGDYAAQQGLHDKAEIDEAITNILISTDEEKRQELYSFVLTRLHEDAVYIPLTFECNKAIYRTDLKGVGFTQTQYEVPFADMYY, via the coding sequence ATGAAAAAACATCGTTTTGGAGCCCTGCTCCTGACAGGGGCACTGTTTATATCGCTGATGACTGGCTGCAGCGGCAAGGCTGCGCCTGAAGTTTCAACAAATACCCCCAATGATTCTGTGGTATCGGACGGAAAAAAAGAGGAACTGGTTTTTGTCAATTACCGGGATATCCGTGATTTAAATCCTCACTTGTACGCCGGTGAGATGTATGCACAGGAGATGCTTTATGAAAGTCTTGTAAATATTACGGAGGCTGGTTATGAAGGCTGTCTGGCAGAAAGCTGGGAGATCAGCGAGGATGGAAAGGTTTATACTTTCAAAATCCGGGAGGGTGTAACTTTCTCTGACGGAACGGCCTGTGATGCCAACGCCATTTTAGCAAACTTCAATGCCATTCTTGAAAACAAGGATCGCCATACATGGCTGGAGATGATGAATCTGCTGGTAGGGGTCTCCGCTCCTGATAATAATACTTTTGTGATCCAATTGTCTGAGCCATATTATCCCATGCTTACGGAACTTGGAGTTACCCGTCCCTTTGCCATGATCTCTCCGGCAGCCATGAAGGATGGCAGCACCAAGGACGGTGTGGAAGCCTACATAGGAACAGGGCCTTATGTTCTGAGCGATTTTGTAACCGATGAATACGCAATATTTGAGGCCAATGAGAATTATTGGGGGGAACAGCCTGCCATTAAGAAAATCACGGTCAAGGTGATTCCCGACAACCAGACCCGGATTTTGGCTTTGGAAAAAGGTGAGATCGATTTAATCTTCGGCAAGAACATGATCGATGCCGACGCAGTCAATAAGTATGTGGACAGTGAGAAATTTAAGGTGTCCTTATCTGATCCCACCTCCACCAGACATATCGTTTTAAATACCGCCAACAGCATCTTATCCGACACTGCCGTGCGTCAGGCTTTGCAGCACGCCACCAACCGGCAGGCCATCTCTGACGGTATTTTCTACGGTTTGGAGCAGCCTGCCGACACCCTGTACTCCACCACCATTCCCTATTGTGATGTAAACCTGAAACCCTATGCATATGATACGGAGGCTGCCGGACAAATGCTTACGGATGCAGGCTGGATCCTGGGAACTGATGGCATCCGGGAAAAGGACGGTAAGAAGATGACGCTGGCTCTGCTGTATAACAGTGACAGTGTGACTGAAAAATCCATTGCAGAGTATCTGCAGGCTGAATACGCCAAGCTGGGAATCAAAATTGATATCACCGGCCAGGAGGAGCAGTCCTACCGTGATAACATGAAGGCCGGTCACTTTGACATGGTGTTTAACATCTGCTGGGGCACACCTTATGATCCTCAGTCCTCCCTGGCAGCCATGCGCGCCCCTGTATACGGCGACTACGCTGCTCAGCAAGGTCTTCATGACAAGGCTGAGATTGATGAAGCGATCACCAATATTCTGATTTCTACCGATGAAGAGAAACGGCAGGAGCTGTACAGCTTCGTGCTCACCCGCCTTCACGAGGATGCGGTGTACATTCCTCTGACCTTTGAGTGCAATAAGGCTATTTACCGCACCGATCTGAAGGGGGTAGGCTTCACTCAGACTCAGTATGAGGTTCCTTTCGCAGATATGTATTACTAA
- a CDS encoding LysR family transcriptional regulator — translation MELKQLEYFLVACERGSLNKAAEALFTSQPNVSKAISALEKELGYTVFERTSKGLRLTEKGKSTLTYAQNIVKNLSVMKSLNKFNAPAALSLSSYPSNMIAHILVDLCKENAELVMRHQQGSVEEITSQVGCGEAEIGILYVAQKQLQAFRHIIAHKKLEYQELDIKEACIYVGPHHPMYQRDSIDISELGNLRFVRGTQEYFSMEHHLEQVSLGTISTEQLHYAALTNSDHLTIDLLLHTDVCSLSINFMCSKYEQYDIRMLPIRNCEPFLSIGYVYEQGHELSPIARKFLQNFQAAL, via the coding sequence ATGGAATTAAAGCAGCTGGAATATTTTCTTGTGGCTTGTGAACGCGGAAGCCTTAACAAGGCGGCGGAAGCATTATTCACATCCCAGCCGAATGTCAGCAAGGCGATCTCAGCATTGGAAAAGGAACTGGGCTACACGGTATTTGAGCGTACGAGCAAGGGACTTCGCCTGACAGAAAAAGGGAAATCCACGCTTACATACGCACAAAATATTGTAAAGAATCTCTCTGTTATGAAGAGCCTCAATAAATTCAATGCTCCTGCGGCCCTGTCCCTGTCCTCTTACCCCAGCAATATGATTGCTCACATTCTTGTGGACTTGTGCAAGGAGAATGCGGAGCTTGTCATGCGGCACCAGCAGGGATCTGTGGAGGAAATCACAAGTCAGGTGGGGTGCGGGGAGGCTGAGATTGGAATCCTGTATGTGGCGCAAAAGCAGTTACAGGCATTCCGCCACATCATTGCCCATAAAAAGCTGGAATATCAGGAATTGGATATCAAAGAAGCTTGTATCTATGTTGGTCCCCATCATCCCATGTATCAACGGGATTCCATCGATATTTCCGAGCTTGGAAATCTGCGTTTTGTCAGGGGAACACAAGAATATTTTTCCATGGAACATCATCTTGAGCAGGTGAGTCTTGGAACCATCAGCACGGAACAGCTGCATTATGCTGCACTTACCAACAGCGATCACCTGACCATTGACCTCCTGTTGCATACAGACGTATGCAGTCTCAGCATTAACTTTATGTGTTCCAAGTACGAGCAGTATGATATCCGGATGCTGCCAATCCGAAACTGTGAACCCTTTTTGTCCATTGGGTATGTTTACGAGCAGGGGCATGAGCTTTCTCCTATTGCGCGAAAATTTTTACAAAACTTTCAGGCTGCGTTATAA
- a CDS encoding ABC transporter ATP-binding protein: MIALMRRILAVSGNYQGRIKLAFVFSFLKSILAKAPIGFGFFVLAAFYHGTATTEMCLWIGFAMAACLLLQMLFHHIADRLQSAAGFLVFAEKRMELGRHLRKMPMGYFTEGNIGKISSVLSTDMVFIEENCMTVLADMMSYIFAQGIMLVFMLMFNIWLGLAAIGIVLLLLLTAKGLKKEALMDSAIRQEQSESLTEAVLDFTEGIGIIKAYNLIGEKSKALTDNFRETCRTSIAFEENHTPWQRRLNILYGFGATAIIALSVYLNSCGLLDVTFLVGIMLFVFDLFGPLKALYGQSARLTVMNSCMDRIEGVFAEPELPDNGTDIIPETGNVPEIQFQHVSFAYGEKEVLHDVTFDLSKEQMLALVGPSGGGKSTIASLLTRFWDIKSGRILIRGKDVREVGLSDLMDHISMVFQRVYLFQDTIYNNISMGRPDASRAEVIEAAKKARCYDFITALPDGFDTVVGEGGATLSGGEKQRISIARCILKDAPIVILDEATASVDADNESYIQQAISELCAGKTLLVIAHRLNTIRHADKILVIADGRIAQQGTHEELMEKGGIYKNFLTARENSRGWSRRDLQDRFQEINGEES; this comes from the coding sequence ATGATCGCTTTAATGAGACGCATTCTCGCTGTTTCAGGAAATTATCAGGGCAGGATCAAGCTGGCCTTTGTATTTTCCTTTTTAAAATCAATTCTGGCTAAAGCGCCCATCGGCTTCGGATTTTTCGTCCTTGCCGCCTTTTATCACGGTACGGCTACCACAGAAATGTGCCTGTGGATCGGTTTTGCCATGGCAGCCTGCCTTTTGCTTCAAATGCTGTTCCATCACATTGCCGACCGTCTGCAATCGGCGGCAGGATTCCTGGTATTTGCAGAGAAACGCATGGAGCTGGGCAGGCATCTGCGAAAAATGCCCATGGGGTACTTTACCGAGGGCAATATCGGCAAAATCAGCTCGGTTCTTTCCACTGACATGGTGTTTATCGAAGAAAACTGCATGACAGTGCTGGCAGATATGATGAGTTATATCTTTGCCCAGGGCATTATGCTGGTATTTATGCTGATGTTTAATATATGGCTGGGTCTTGCGGCCATTGGAATTGTGCTGCTTCTGCTTCTGACGGCAAAGGGACTGAAAAAAGAGGCGCTTATGGATTCCGCTATCCGGCAGGAACAGAGCGAAAGCCTGACCGAGGCAGTTCTGGATTTCACCGAGGGAATAGGGATCATAAAAGCCTATAACCTGATAGGAGAAAAATCAAAGGCACTTACCGACAACTTCCGTGAGACCTGCCGCACCAGCATTGCGTTTGAGGAAAACCATACACCATGGCAGCGCCGTCTGAATATCCTCTACGGATTTGGCGCCACCGCCATAATTGCCCTTTCCGTTTATTTAAATTCCTGCGGCCTGCTGGATGTAACGTTCCTCGTGGGCATCATGCTTTTTGTGTTTGATCTTTTCGGCCCACTGAAGGCTCTCTATGGCCAAAGTGCGCGGCTCACGGTCATGAACAGCTGCATGGACCGCATTGAAGGGGTATTTGCAGAGCCGGAACTTCCGGACAACGGTACAGACATCATTCCGGAAACCGGAAATGTTCCGGAGATTCAGTTTCAGCATGTCAGCTTTGCCTATGGCGAAAAGGAAGTGCTCCATGACGTCACCTTTGACTTATCAAAGGAGCAGATGCTGGCGCTGGTCGGTCCTTCCGGCGGCGGAAAATCCACTATAGCAAGTCTCCTGACCCGCTTCTGGGACATTAAATCCGGGCGGATATTGATCCGAGGCAAGGATGTGCGGGAAGTAGGCTTAAGCGACCTGATGGATCATATCAGCATGGTATTCCAGAGGGTATACCTGTTTCAGGATACGATCTACAACAACATCAGTATGGGGCGGCCGGATGCCAGCCGGGCCGAAGTGATTGAGGCGGCGAAAAAAGCCCGTTGCTACGACTTTATCACCGCACTTCCGGATGGTTTTGACACTGTGGTGGGCGAAGGCGGCGCAACCCTTTCAGGGGGTGAAAAGCAGCGCATCTCCATTGCCCGCTGCATTTTAAAGGACGCACCTATCGTGATCTTAGATGAGGCCACCGCCAGCGTGGATGCGGACAATGAAAGCTACATCCAGCAGGCCATCAGCGAGCTGTGCGCGGGAAAGACTCTCCTGGTGATTGCCCACCGGTTAAATACCATCCGCCATGCCGATAAGATATTAGTAATCGCTGACGGACGCATTGCCCAACAGGGAACCCATGAGGAACTGATGGAAAAGGGCGGCATTTACAAAAACTTCTTAACCGCCCGGGAGAACAGCAGGGGCTGGAGCAGGAGGGATTTACAAGACCGCTTTCAAGAAATAAATGGGGAGGAATCATAA
- the opp1C gene encoding nickel/cobalt ABC transporter permease yields the protein MMKKFLGNKVAVLTTLVVAAVALLGLMAPVIAPHDPYETDILNKFAAFSAGYPLGTDHLGRCVLSRMLYGIRPTLGLAVLTMLGTIGLGALMGLLAGYFRGWTDELIMRVVDVMLSFPSQIMVFAVVALLGVDVRNVILANVFIKWAWYARMIRTGVLKYRDRNFVLFSRCIGNRESFILGRHLLPSIASEMAVLASLDIGWAIINISTLSFLGLGVQAPTPEWGAMLNEAKNVLTTNPVQMLAPGIAIVILVTAFNLLGDALRDVLDPREAAV from the coding sequence ATGATGAAAAAATTCCTTGGAAACAAGGTGGCGGTCCTGACCACTCTGGTGGTGGCGGCAGTTGCCCTGCTGGGCCTTATGGCCCCTGTCATTGCACCCCATGATCCCTATGAAACGGACATTCTTAATAAATTTGCGGCCTTCAGCGCCGGTTATCCTCTTGGCACCGACCATTTGGGACGCTGTGTTTTATCCCGTATGCTTTATGGTATCCGGCCTACCCTGGGACTTGCGGTGCTGACCATGCTGGGGACCATCGGGCTCGGCGCCCTGATGGGCCTTTTGGCCGGTTACTTTCGGGGATGGACAGACGAGCTTATCATGCGGGTGGTGGATGTGATGCTGTCCTTTCCCAGCCAGATCATGGTGTTTGCCGTGGTCGCTCTCCTTGGAGTGGATGTACGCAATGTCATTTTAGCTAATGTCTTTATTAAATGGGCCTGGTATGCCCGTATGATCCGTACCGGAGTCTTGAAGTACCGGGACCGGAATTTTGTTCTCTTTTCCCGGTGCATCGGCAACCGGGAGAGCTTTATTCTGGGGCGGCATCTGCTGCCCAGCATTGCCTCAGAAATGGCGGTGCTGGCATCACTGGACATCGGCTGGGCAATCATTAATATTTCTACCTTATCCTTTCTTGGCCTTGGGGTCCAGGCACCCACTCCGGAGTGGGGGGCAATGCTCAATGAGGCAAAAAATGTACTCACTACCAATCCGGTGCAGATGCTGGCGCCCGGCATTGCCATTGTTATTCTGGTAACTGCATTTAATCTGCTGGGTGATGCCCTGCGGGATGTGCTGGATCCAAGGGAGGCGGCAGTATGA
- a CDS encoding TetR/AcrR family transcriptional regulator — protein sequence MSKPDRSIDPRILSSAKKVFLTHGFQNASLKEICEAAGITTGALYKRYKGKEALFNAVVAETVAALDDFIEQRCKVEASSLSDDALVKAWDMDEENTLDYFRFFHEYRDGFILLLTCAEGTAHSNFQHDWVEKMTEKTYEYFLEAQKRGLTRTNTSIEEFHILLSAFWTTIYEPFIHDFTWEQIESHNKLICGLFNWRQVLGF from the coding sequence ATGTCCAAACCTGATCGTTCCATTGATCCGCGGATTCTAAGCAGCGCAAAAAAAGTATTTTTAACACATGGGTTTCAGAATGCATCCTTAAAGGAAATCTGCGAGGCTGCCGGAATCACCACGGGTGCCCTGTATAAGCGGTACAAAGGAAAGGAAGCCTTGTTTAACGCAGTGGTGGCGGAGACGGTTGCAGCACTTGATGATTTTATTGAACAGCGATGCAAGGTAGAAGCCAGCTCCCTGTCCGATGACGCATTGGTAAAGGCGTGGGATATGGACGAAGAAAACACGTTGGATTATTTCCGGTTCTTCCATGAATACCGCGACGGTTTTATTCTGCTCTTAACATGTGCGGAGGGAACGGCCCATTCCAACTTTCAGCATGACTGGGTTGAGAAAATGACTGAAAAGACTTATGAGTATTTCCTGGAAGCACAAAAACGGGGGCTGACCCGCACAAACACCTCCATTGAGGAGTTTCATATCCTGCTTTCTGCATTCTGGACGACAATTTATGAGCCGTTTATCCACGATTTTACATGGGAACAGATAGAATCCCATAACAAACTCATCTGCGGCCTGTTTAACTGGCGCCAGGTTTTGGGGTTTTAA
- a CDS encoding DUF5722 domain-containing protein, with translation MKERKIGRTVTGFLTAAFLCCASAFVSLADADTAADTAAAAAVQAAIQSCLINSDKNSVTVQAEINADMTGTDGVLYLVELQPYQNNLDGRTDYAASSAPGGKVSFTFPLNRNTAEDRLYSKFVIAVWDGTKYIEISKPHYITNPEMVAANTQPFNDPLTKKGLNIQLNMLGDAFELGVKHVATNISFHQILGQGIDYQYDGKTYHFDKNAITSYDETISALSGKGMTVTAIILNGWNDATPNLIYPGTKKNANAFYYMFNPATQEGLDQTRAIASFLAERYNGSNPNHGKISNWIVGNEINNQQWNYMGEKDITSYVQAYQDAFRIFYTAIKSTSANDRVYYSLDYNWNNEIDNKLKYGGRAIVDTFNSIANEQGQMDWGLSYHPYPCPMTEPEFWDDDQTGLITNDYNSPVINFKNLTTLTDYMAQDPLKSPAGHVRHIILTEQGFTATSQTRGNVAQIQAAAYAYSYYMVDSNPYIDAYILSRQVDAPLEVRSGLSFGLWECNMNRGDDIVATKRRKIWQVFRDIDKKKYTLESTEFAKSIIGIEKWSDVVPNFRWRSLEK, from the coding sequence ATGAAGGAAAGAAAAATAGGCAGAACCGTGACCGGATTTTTAACCGCTGCATTTTTATGCTGCGCTTCTGCCTTTGTTTCATTGGCAGATGCAGATACAGCCGCAGACACAGCTGCAGCCGCAGCAGTACAGGCGGCGATTCAGTCCTGCCTGATCAATTCTGATAAGAACAGCGTGACAGTTCAGGCAGAAATCAATGCCGATATGACGGGAACGGATGGCGTCCTCTATCTGGTAGAACTGCAGCCATACCAGAATAATCTGGACGGCAGAACGGATTACGCGGCTTCTTCAGCGCCGGGAGGCAAGGTCAGCTTTACGTTTCCGTTAAACCGCAATACGGCTGAGGACAGACTTTACAGCAAATTCGTCATTGCAGTTTGGGATGGAACGAAATATATTGAAATCAGCAAACCTCATTATATTACAAATCCTGAGATGGTTGCGGCCAACACCCAGCCATTTAATGATCCCCTTACCAAGAAGGGCTTGAATATCCAGCTGAACATGCTGGGAGATGCCTTTGAATTAGGGGTGAAGCACGTTGCAACCAATATTTCTTTCCATCAGATCCTGGGCCAGGGAATTGATTACCAGTACGATGGAAAGACCTACCATTTCGATAAAAATGCCATCACAAGCTACGATGAGACCATCAGCGCACTGTCCGGGAAAGGAATGACGGTAACCGCCATTATTTTAAATGGCTGGAATGATGCCACACCGAACTTAATCTACCCTGGAACAAAGAAAAATGCCAATGCATTTTACTATATGTTCAATCCGGCCACCCAGGAAGGGCTTGACCAGACGAGGGCTATTGCCTCCTTTTTAGCGGAGCGGTACAATGGTTCCAATCCAAACCACGGAAAGATATCCAACTGGATCGTTGGAAATGAGATCAACAACCAGCAGTGGAATTACATGGGAGAAAAGGATATTACCAGCTATGTGCAGGCTTACCAGGATGCCTTCCGGATCTTTTATACAGCCATCAAGAGTACCAGCGCCAATGACAGGGTGTATTATTCCCTGGACTACAACTGGAACAATGAGATCGATAATAAGCTGAAATACGGCGGAAGAGCCATCGTAGATACTTTTAACTCCATTGCCAATGAACAGGGACAGATGGATTGGGGCTTATCCTATCATCCCTATCCCTGCCCCATGACGGAGCCGGAATTCTGGGATGATGACCAGACCGGACTGATCACCAATGATTATAACTCTCCTGTCATTAACTTTAAAAACCTTACCACTCTGACGGATTACATGGCTCAGGATCCATTAAAATCTCCTGCCGGCCATGTGCGTCACATCATTCTGACAGAGCAGGGCTTTACGGCCACCAGCCAGACAAGGGGCAATGTGGCCCAGATTCAGGCAGCTGCTTATGCTTATTCCTATTACATGGTTGACAGCAATCCTTATATTGACGCTTACATCTTAAGCCGCCAGGTGGATGCCCCTCTGGAGGTGAGGAGCGGCTTATCCTTTGGACTTTGGGAATGTAACATGAACAGGGGAGACGATATTGTAGCAACAAAACGCCGTAAGATCTGGCAGGTGTTCCGGGATATTGATAAAAAGAAATATACCCTGGAATCAACGGAATTCGCCAAATCCATCATAGGAATTGAGAAATGGTCTGATGTGGTTCCAAACTTCCGGTGGAGATCATTGGAGAAATAA